From Eubalaena glacialis isolate mEubGla1 chromosome 5, mEubGla1.1.hap2.+ XY, whole genome shotgun sequence, one genomic window encodes:
- the GNRHR gene encoding gonadotropin-releasing hormone receptor isoform X2 — MANSASPEQNQNHCSAINSSVPLTQGNLPTLTLSGKIRVTVTFFLFLLSTTFNASFLLKLQKWTQRKEKGKKLSRMKVLLKHLTLANLLETLIVMPLDGMWNITVQWYAGELLCKVLSYLKLFSMYAPAFVMVVISLDRSLAITRPLAVKSNNKLGQLMIGLAWLLSSIFAGPQLPLHHPSSHHVDLQCKNYLHPDKRPSSGSPQTTTESIQE, encoded by the exons ATGGCAAACAGTGCCTCTCCTGAACAGAATCAAAATCACTGCTCAGCAATCAACAGCAGCGTCCCGCTGACACAGGGCAACCTCCCTACACTGACCTTATCTGGAAAGATTCGAGTGACagttactttcttcctttttctactGTCCACAACTTTCAATGCTTCTTTCTTGTTGAAACTTCAGAAGTGGactcaaaggaaagagaaagggaaaaaactctCAAGAATGAAAGTGCTTTTGAAACATTTGACCTTAGCCAACCTGTTGGAGACTCTGATTGTCATGCCACTGGATGGAATGTGGAACATTACTGTGCAATGGTATGCTGGAGAACTCCTCTGCAAAGTCCTCAGCTATCTGAAGCTTTTCTCCATGTACGCCCCTGCCTTCGTGATGGTGGTGATCAGCCTGGACCGCTCCCTGGCCATCACGAGGCCCCTAGCTGTGAAAAGCAACAACAAGCTCGGACAGCTCATGATTGGCTTGGCCTGGCTCCTCAGTAGCATCTTTGCTGGACCACAG CTGCCTCTTCATCATCCCTCTTCTCATCATGTTGATCTGCAATGCAAAAATTATCTTCACCCTGACAAGCGTCCTTCATCAGGATCCCCACA